The Pseudomonas sp. TH06 genome has a window encoding:
- a CDS encoding HlyD family type I secretion periplasmic adaptor subunit, producing MSSASMNTENEASMEHAYVAERPERDAKFFARMGWILAIVGAGSFFTWAALAPLDQGIPVQGTVVVSGKRKAVQSMSSGVVSRILVREGEIVKQGQPLFRLDQTQVAADVQSLQAQYRMAWASLARWQAERDNLKQVTFPAELSNDPDPRLALVLEGQRQLFSSRREAFYREQAGLRASIEGATAQLAGMRRARTDLNAQADSLQQQLSNLQPLADNGYIPRNRLMEYQRQLSQVQQQLAENTGESGRVEQGILESRLKLQQHGEEYQKEVRTQLADAQLKSVTLSEQLTSAGFDLQHSEIVATADGVAVNLGVHTEGAVVRQGETLLEIVPQGTTLEVEGHLPINLIDKVGPHLPVDILFTAFNQSKTPRVPGEVSLISADQMVDEKTGVPYYVLRSSVSDQAMEKLNGLVIKPGMPAEMFVRTGERSLLNYLFKPLLDRAGSALTEE from the coding sequence ATGAGCAGCGCAAGCATGAACACTGAAAACGAAGCGAGCATGGAACACGCCTATGTCGCCGAACGCCCGGAGCGCGATGCGAAATTTTTCGCCCGCATGGGCTGGATTCTGGCGATTGTCGGCGCCGGCAGTTTCTTCACCTGGGCGGCGTTGGCGCCACTCGATCAGGGTATTCCGGTGCAGGGCACCGTGGTGGTCTCGGGCAAACGCAAAGCCGTGCAGTCGATGAGCAGCGGCGTGGTCAGCCGGATTCTGGTACGCGAAGGCGAGATCGTAAAGCAGGGCCAGCCACTGTTCCGACTCGATCAGACGCAAGTTGCCGCCGATGTGCAGTCGCTGCAAGCGCAGTACCGCATGGCGTGGGCGAGCCTGGCGCGCTGGCAGGCCGAACGTGACAACCTCAAGCAAGTGACCTTTCCCGCCGAGTTGAGCAATGACCCGGACCCGCGCCTGGCGCTGGTGCTGGAAGGTCAACGGCAGTTGTTCAGCAGCCGCCGCGAAGCGTTTTATCGTGAGCAGGCCGGGTTGCGCGCAAGCATCGAAGGCGCCACCGCGCAACTGGCCGGCATGCGCCGTGCGCGCACCGACCTCAATGCTCAGGCTGACTCGTTGCAACAACAGTTGAGCAACCTGCAACCGCTCGCCGACAACGGCTACATCCCGCGTAACCGCTTGATGGAATATCAGCGCCAACTCTCGCAAGTGCAGCAGCAACTGGCGGAAAACACCGGTGAAAGCGGTCGCGTCGAGCAGGGCATTCTGGAGTCGCGCCTAAAGCTGCAACAACACGGCGAGGAATATCAGAAGGAAGTGCGCACGCAACTGGCCGACGCGCAGTTGAAGAGCGTCACCCTGTCCGAGCAACTGACCTCCGCCGGTTTCGACCTGCAACACAGTGAGATCGTCGCCACCGCTGACGGTGTGGCAGTCAACCTCGGCGTGCACACCGAAGGTGCCGTGGTCCGCCAGGGCGAAACCCTGCTGGAGATTGTTCCGCAAGGCACCACCCTGGAAGTCGAAGGGCATTTGCCGATCAATCTGATCGACAAGGTCGGTCCGCACTTGCCGGTGGACATCCTGTTTACCGCGTTCAACCAGAGCAAAACCCCACGTGTACCGGGTGAAGTCAGCCTGATCTCCGCCGACCAGATGGTCGACGAAAAAACCGGCGTGCCGTACTACGTATTGCGCAGCAGCGTCAGCGACCAGGCCATGGAAAAACTCAACGGTCTGGTGATCAAGCCGGGCATGCCGGCAGAAATGTTCGTGCGCACTGGCGAACGTTCACTCCTCAACTATCTGTTCAAACCGCTGCTCGACCGGGCCGGCTCTGCGTTGACCGAAGAATAA
- a CDS encoding serralysin family metalloprotease — protein sequence MSKVKANAIDTAEQALLLSTAQPLAATSSAWNQINSFSHQYDRGGNLTVNGKPSFSVDQAATQLLRDGAHWNDLDHSGKIELTYTFLTAKTANFSGLGVTGFSQFSALQKAQAVLAMQSWADVANVTFTEAARGGDGHMTFGNYSGGQEGAAAFAFLPGTEPGYDGQSWYLTGSGYDVNKNPGLSNYGRQTLTHEIGHTLGLSHPGDYNAGEGNPTYKDASYGQDTRGYSLMSYWSESNTNQNFSKGGVEAYSSGPLMDDIAAIQKLYGANTTTRTGDTTYGFNSNTGRDFLSASSSSDKVVFSVWDAGGKDTLDFSGFTQNQKINLNDASFSDVGGLVGNVSIAKGAIIENAIGGSGNDLLIGNSVANELKGGAGNDILYGAGGADKLWGGAGSDTFVFAASSDSKPGAIDQILDFVSGLDKIDLTGITNGAGLHFVNAFTGAVGDAVLTSSGGNSLLSVDFSGHGVADFQVSTVGQAATSDIVA from the coding sequence ATGTCGAAAGTTAAAGCTAATGCTATTGATACCGCCGAACAGGCTCTTCTGCTGTCGACGGCGCAACCTCTGGCCGCAACCAGCTCTGCCTGGAACCAGATCAATAGCTTCAGCCATCAGTACGATCGTGGCGGCAACCTCACGGTCAATGGCAAACCGTCGTTCTCGGTGGATCAGGCTGCGACTCAGTTGCTGCGTGATGGTGCCCACTGGAACGACCTGGATCACAGCGGCAAGATCGAACTGACCTACACCTTTCTGACTGCCAAAACCGCTAACTTCAGCGGCCTCGGTGTCACCGGTTTCAGTCAGTTCAGCGCCCTGCAAAAAGCCCAAGCCGTGCTCGCCATGCAATCCTGGGCCGATGTCGCCAATGTGACGTTCACCGAAGCTGCCCGAGGCGGCGATGGTCACATGACCTTCGGTAACTACAGCGGAGGCCAGGAAGGCGCGGCAGCGTTTGCGTTCCTGCCGGGCACCGAGCCTGGTTATGACGGCCAGTCCTGGTACCTGACCGGTAGCGGCTACGACGTCAACAAGAACCCAGGCCTGAGCAACTACGGGCGTCAGACCCTGACCCACGAAATCGGCCACACCCTGGGCCTGTCTCACCCTGGCGACTACAACGCCGGCGAAGGCAATCCGACTTACAAGGATGCTTCCTACGGGCAAGACACCCGCGGTTACAGCCTTATGAGTTACTGGAGCGAGAGCAACACCAATCAGAACTTCAGCAAGGGCGGTGTGGAAGCGTATTCCTCCGGCCCGCTGATGGACGATATCGCAGCCATCCAGAAACTTTACGGTGCCAACACCACCACCCGTACCGGTGACACCACCTACGGTTTCAACTCCAACACCGGTCGTGATTTCCTCAGCGCTTCGTCGTCGAGTGACAAAGTGGTGTTCTCGGTGTGGGATGCGGGCGGTAAGGACACTCTGGACTTCTCGGGTTTCACTCAGAACCAGAAGATCAACCTCAATGACGCCTCGTTCTCCGACGTTGGCGGCCTGGTGGGCAACGTGTCCATCGCCAAGGGCGCGATCATCGAGAACGCCATCGGCGGTTCGGGCAACGATCTGCTGATCGGCAACAGCGTGGCCAACGAACTGAAGGGCGGTGCCGGCAACGACATCCTCTACGGGGCTGGCGGTGCCGACAAGCTGTGGGGCGGTGCGGGTTCGGACACTTTTGTGTTCGCAGCCAGCTCGGACTCCAAGCCGGGTGCGATCGATCAGATCCTCGATTTCGTCAGCGGTCTGGACAAAATCGATCTGACCGGCATCACCAACGGCGCCGGCCTGCACTTCGTCAACGCCTTCACCGGTGCAGTCGGTGATGCAGTGCTGACGTCGTCGGGCGGCAACAGCCTGCTCTCGGTGGACTTCTCCGGGCACGGCGTGGCCGACTTCCAGGTCAGCACCGTTGGCCAGGCAGCGACCAGCGACATCGTGGCTTGA
- a CDS encoding AprI/Inh family metalloprotease inhibitor: MSRNVFTYKTLAWLMAALMMVTGETSMASSLKLPDPSELAGHWQATLSAGNDAPEAQKLQDKPSNTCAVELALNQTVGKGADCLAAWLEETPIGWFPEPDGISITGKDGSRILFFSRQRDEHYLATLKSGLVITFER, translated from the coding sequence ATGAGTCGAAACGTTTTTACCTACAAGACGCTGGCGTGGCTGATGGCGGCGCTGATGATGGTTACCGGAGAAACAAGCATGGCAAGCAGCCTTAAATTACCAGACCCATCGGAATTGGCCGGGCACTGGCAGGCGACGCTGAGCGCCGGCAATGACGCTCCCGAAGCGCAGAAACTCCAGGACAAACCGTCCAACACCTGCGCTGTAGAGCTGGCGCTGAATCAGACTGTCGGAAAGGGCGCCGATTGCCTTGCAGCCTGGCTCGAAGAAACGCCTATCGGCTGGTTTCCCGAACCGGACGGTATTTCCATCACCGGCAAGGACGGCTCAAGAATTCTGTTCTTCAGCCGACAGCGTGACGAGCATTACCTTGCTACTTTGAAGTCGGGCCTGGTCATTACTTTTGAGCGTTAG
- a CDS encoding type I secretion system permease/ATPase, whose product MKMAKAPATAPLFKALGDYKSILISVGCFTALINVLMLVPSIYMLQVYDRVLSSQNETTLVMLSLMVVGFFAFIGMLEVVRSFIVIRIGSQLERRFNLRVYQAAFERNLFKGEGNAGQSLGDLTHIRQFVTGPALFAFFDAPWFPVYLFVIYLFNVWLGVLATAGALLLIALACLNEYMTKKPLGEAAGFSQKSSQLATSHLHNAETIQAMGMLGSLRKRWFQVHSRFLGLQNQASDTGAVISSLSKTLRLCLQSLVLGLGALLVIKGDMTAGMMIAGSILMGRVLSPIDQLIAVWKQWSGAKLAYRRLDALLQAFPPSDDAMALPAPKGQITFEQVSAGPPGQRAATLHMVNFNLGAGEVLGVLGASGSGKSTLARVLVGVWPTLGGTVRLDGADIHRWNRDQLGPYIGYLPQDIELFSGSIAENIARFSEADPQKVVVAAQQAGVHEMILRLPQGYDTQLGEDGSGLSGGQKQRVALARAMYGTPSLVVLDEPNSNLDTVGEAALASAIAQLKAQGTTVVLVTHRSSVLAQADKLLVLNDGRLQAFGASQDVLKALSGAANEQQREKPAQAPGGLSMSRQYQPTTRNSGV is encoded by the coding sequence ATGAAGATGGCGAAGGCCCCAGCCACCGCTCCCTTATTCAAGGCATTGGGCGACTATAAAAGCATTCTGATCAGCGTCGGCTGCTTTACCGCACTGATAAACGTGCTGATGCTGGTGCCGTCGATTTATATGCTGCAAGTCTACGACCGGGTACTGTCCTCGCAGAACGAAACCACCTTGGTGATGCTGTCGCTGATGGTCGTCGGTTTCTTCGCTTTCATCGGCATGCTGGAAGTGGTGCGCAGCTTCATCGTGATCCGGATCGGTAGCCAACTAGAGCGCCGTTTCAACCTGCGGGTCTATCAGGCTGCATTCGAACGTAACCTGTTCAAGGGTGAAGGCAATGCAGGGCAATCTCTGGGCGACTTGACCCACATTCGCCAATTCGTCACCGGTCCCGCGCTGTTCGCGTTTTTCGATGCGCCGTGGTTCCCGGTGTATCTGTTCGTGATTTACCTGTTCAACGTCTGGCTTGGCGTGCTTGCCACGGCAGGTGCGCTGTTGCTGATTGCCTTGGCCTGCCTCAACGAATACATGACCAAGAAGCCGCTGGGCGAAGCCGCCGGTTTCTCGCAGAAATCCAGCCAGTTGGCCACCAGCCACCTGCATAACGCCGAAACCATTCAGGCGATGGGCATGCTGGGTTCGTTGCGCAAGCGCTGGTTCCAGGTGCATTCGCGCTTTCTTGGCTTGCAGAATCAGGCCAGTGACACCGGCGCGGTGATCAGTTCGTTGAGCAAAACCCTGCGCCTGTGCCTGCAATCGCTGGTGCTGGGGCTCGGTGCGTTACTGGTGATCAAGGGCGACATGACCGCCGGGATGATGATCGCCGGTTCGATCCTGATGGGCCGCGTATTGAGCCCTATCGATCAGTTGATTGCCGTATGGAAACAGTGGAGCGGGGCGAAGCTGGCTTACCGTCGTCTCGACGCGCTACTGCAAGCCTTCCCGCCGAGCGATGACGCCATGGCGCTGCCGGCGCCGAAAGGCCAGATCACGTTTGAACAAGTCAGCGCCGGCCCTCCGGGGCAACGCGCGGCGACCTTGCACATGGTCAATTTCAACCTGGGCGCCGGTGAAGTGCTGGGCGTACTCGGTGCTTCCGGTTCCGGTAAGTCGACCCTGGCCCGTGTCCTGGTCGGCGTGTGGCCGACCCTCGGTGGCACGGTGCGTCTGGACGGTGCGGATATTCACCGCTGGAATCGTGATCAGCTCGGCCCGTACATCGGCTACCTGCCGCAAGACATCGAGCTGTTCAGCGGCAGCATCGCCGAGAACATCGCGCGTTTCAGCGAGGCCGATCCGCAGAAAGTCGTCGTCGCCGCGCAACAGGCCGGCGTCCACGAAATGATCCTGCGCCTGCCGCAAGGTTACGACACGCAATTGGGCGAGGACGGCAGCGGCTTGTCCGGTGGCCAGAAGCAGCGCGTGGCACTTGCGCGAGCCATGTACGGCACGCCGAGTCTGGTGGTGCTGGATGAACCCAACTCCAACCTCGACACCGTCGGCGAAGCGGCATTGGCCAGCGCCATCGCGCAGCTCAAGGCCCAGGGCACCACGGTGGTGCTGGTGACGCACCGTTCTTCGGTGCTGGCCCAGGCCGATAAATTGCTGGTGCTCAACGACGGCCGTCTGCAAGCCTTCGGCGCCAGTCAGGATGTGCTCAAGGCGCTGTCCGGCGCCGCCAATGAGCAGCAACGCGAGAAACCTGCGCAAGCACCGGGCGGGCTCAGCATGAGCCGGCAGTATCAGCCCACGACAAGGAATTCGGGTGTATGA
- a CDS encoding cupin domain-containing protein — protein MSITQFKNTATLTLDESNPVAVPLGEPVAIASTTSVERDDGVETGVWECTPGRWRRQITAQEFCHFISGRCTFTPDDGGETLHIQGGDALMLPANTLGIWDIHETVRKTYVLIF, from the coding sequence ATGAGCATCACCCAGTTCAAAAACACCGCGACGCTGACACTCGACGAATCCAACCCGGTTGCCGTGCCCCTCGGCGAACCCGTCGCCATTGCCTCGACCACCAGCGTCGAGCGCGACGACGGCGTCGAAACCGGCGTCTGGGAATGCACGCCCGGTCGTTGGCGCCGGCAGATCACCGCTCAGGAGTTTTGCCATTTCATCTCCGGGCGCTGCACGTTCACCCCGGACGACGGCGGTGAAACCCTGCACATACAAGGTGGCGACGCACTGATGTTGCCGGCCAACACGCTCGGTATCTGGGATATCCACGAGACCGTGCGCAAGACCTACGTACTGATTTTCTGA
- a CDS encoding autotransporter serine protease: MDVRIKPISVGTLLLAVSMAQAQAQYLETGKPGDPASWRSAEFLRDWGLERMQADQAYAAGITGKGVKIGALDSGFYAAHPEFATDRYHPVSTSGSYVDGSLFNVDGTLNSNNDSHGTHVVGTMGASRDGTGMHGVAYNAQIYVGNTNKNDSFLFGPNPDPRYFKAAYDALADAGVRAINNSWGSQPPDVSYRTMADLHAAYAQHWNKGTWLDAAADVSRRGVINVFSAGNSGYPNASVRSALPYFQPDLEGHWLAVSGLDQSNQQKYNQCGLAKYWCITTPGAKIDSTIPDGGYAIKSGTSMSAPHATGALALVMERYPYMNNQQALETLLTTATQLDGSVTEAPTERVGWGVANLNRAMRGPGQLLGAFDANLPAGQSDVWSNDISDKALLQRQSEDLAEHSAWQQTLQDKGWQNGVAAGASQQDQTDYAIGTARDAAAATRAYQGSLIKSGAGRLFLTGDNSFRGPTTVNGGLLSVNGSLASAVTVNDGGTLGGSGRIAALAANSGGRVAPGNSIGTLNVAGDVTFAPGSTYAVELSPTSSDRIVAGGTATVSGATVSLSLENSPTLLSTTETQSLLGRQYDILQAAGGIQGQFAAVLPNYLFIGGNLDYTANGIQLDIERNASTFASVGQTPNQRSVAAAVEGLGAGNSVYESVLLSADAASAQQAFQQLSGEIYPALGSMLINDSRQLRDAVGERLHDASATQNNGWIKALGAWGTTDSSHDTAGYSTSLGGLLAGVDGALDEQTRIGLVTGYSDSSLSMGSGTHSSAKVDSYHLGAYAGHEIGAWRLSTGAAYSWHRADVKRDLQYANVSAKQKAKVDAATTQVFGEAAYRLQLQPLALEPFANLAYVHLDTEGLTEKGDAAALKSSGDQRDAVLSTLGVRAIKTFNLSARQSLDVSGHLGWQHSLSDIDAEQHLRFASGGTPYSVESSALVRDAALVGVQASLALSKDVRVNLDYNGQLASREKSHGVGLSLNWQF, encoded by the coding sequence ATGGACGTACGAATCAAGCCGATTTCGGTCGGCACGCTGTTGCTCGCAGTTTCTATGGCGCAGGCCCAGGCGCAGTACCTGGAAACCGGCAAACCCGGTGATCCCGCCAGTTGGCGCAGCGCCGAGTTCCTGCGTGACTGGGGTCTTGAACGCATGCAGGCCGACCAGGCCTATGCCGCCGGGATCACCGGCAAAGGCGTGAAGATCGGCGCCCTCGATTCCGGGTTTTACGCCGCCCACCCCGAGTTCGCCACTGACCGTTATCACCCGGTGTCGACCAGCGGAAGTTATGTCGATGGATCACTGTTCAACGTCGACGGCACCCTCAATTCCAACAACGATTCCCACGGCACCCACGTCGTCGGCACCATGGGCGCGTCCCGCGATGGCACGGGCATGCATGGCGTGGCGTACAACGCGCAGATCTATGTCGGCAACACCAACAAGAACGACAGTTTCCTGTTCGGCCCCAATCCCGATCCGCGCTATTTCAAAGCGGCGTACGACGCGCTGGCCGATGCCGGCGTGCGTGCCATCAACAACAGCTGGGGCAGTCAGCCGCCGGATGTCAGCTATCGCACAATGGCCGATCTGCACGCGGCCTACGCCCAACACTGGAACAAAGGCACCTGGCTTGATGCGGCGGCGGACGTGTCGCGGCGCGGCGTGATCAACGTGTTCAGCGCCGGCAACAGTGGTTATCCGAATGCCAGCGTGCGCTCGGCGCTGCCGTACTTTCAGCCGGACCTTGAAGGTCACTGGCTGGCGGTGTCCGGCCTCGATCAGAGCAACCAGCAGAAGTACAACCAGTGCGGCCTCGCCAAATACTGGTGCATCACCACGCCGGGGGCGAAGATCGACAGCACCATCCCCGACGGTGGCTACGCGATCAAGTCCGGCACCTCGATGTCGGCGCCGCACGCGACCGGCGCGCTGGCGCTGGTGATGGAACGTTACCCGTACATGAACAACCAGCAGGCGCTCGAAACGCTGCTGACCACCGCCACACAACTTGATGGTTCAGTCACTGAGGCGCCCACCGAGCGCGTCGGCTGGGGCGTGGCCAATTTGAATCGGGCGATGCGCGGGCCGGGACAATTGCTCGGCGCGTTTGACGCCAATCTGCCGGCCGGGCAGAGCGATGTCTGGAGCAATGACATCTCCGACAAGGCTCTGCTGCAGCGCCAGAGCGAGGACCTCGCCGAACACTCCGCCTGGCAGCAAACCCTGCAAGACAAGGGCTGGCAGAACGGCGTTGCGGCCGGCGCCAGTCAGCAGGATCAGACCGATTACGCGATTGGCACGGCGCGTGATGCGGCAGCGGCAACGCGGGCTTATCAGGGCAGCCTGATCAAATCCGGCGCCGGGCGCCTGTTTCTCACCGGCGACAACAGCTTCCGTGGCCCGACCACGGTCAATGGCGGCCTGTTGAGCGTCAATGGGTCGCTGGCGTCGGCGGTCACCGTCAATGACGGTGGCACGCTGGGCGGTTCCGGGCGGATCGCGGCATTGGCGGCCAACAGTGGCGGTCGCGTCGCGCCGGGCAATTCGATCGGCACCTTGAACGTGGCGGGCGACGTCACTTTCGCACCGGGCTCGACTTACGCCGTTGAGTTGTCACCGACCAGCAGCGACCGCATCGTTGCCGGCGGTACAGCCACCGTCAGCGGCGCCACGGTCAGTCTGTCGCTGGAAAACAGCCCGACCTTGCTCAGCACCACCGAGACGCAAAGCCTGCTGGGGCGTCAGTACGACATCCTGCAAGCGGCCGGAGGTATTCAGGGCCAGTTCGCTGCCGTGCTGCCGAACTACCTGTTCATCGGCGGCAACCTCGACTACACCGCCAACGGTATCCAGCTCGATATCGAACGTAACGCGAGCACGTTTGCCAGCGTCGGCCAGACCCCGAATCAGCGCTCGGTCGCCGCCGCCGTCGAGGGCCTGGGGGCCGGCAACTCAGTCTACGAAAGCGTGCTGCTGTCGGCAGATGCTGCTTCCGCGCAACAAGCGTTCCAGCAACTGAGTGGTGAGATTTACCCGGCCCTCGGTTCGATGCTGATCAACGATAGCCGCCAGTTGCGTGATGCCGTGGGCGAGCGCCTGCACGATGCCTCGGCGACGCAAAACAACGGCTGGATCAAGGCACTCGGCGCCTGGGGCACGACCGATTCGAGTCATGACACGGCGGGTTACAGCACTTCGCTTGGCGGCTTGCTGGCCGGTGTCGACGGCGCGCTGGACGAGCAAACGCGCATCGGTCTGGTCACCGGTTACAGCGACAGTTCACTGAGCATGGGCTCGGGCACGCACTCGTCGGCCAAGGTCGACAGTTACCACCTCGGCGCTTACGCCGGGCATGAAATCGGTGCCTGGCGCTTGAGCACCGGCGCGGCTTACAGCTGGCATCGCGCCGATGTGAAGCGCGATCTGCAATACGCCAACGTCAGTGCAAAACAGAAAGCCAAGGTCGATGCGGCGACCACTCAAGTGTTCGGCGAAGCGGCCTATCGACTGCAACTGCAACCGTTGGCGCTGGAGCCGTTCGCCAATCTGGCCTACGTGCATCTGGACACTGAAGGGCTCACGGAGAAGGGCGACGCGGCGGCGCTGAAAAGCTCGGGCGACCAGCGTGACGCCGTGCTGAGCACGCTCGGTGTGCGGGCGATCAAGACGTTCAACCTGTCGGCTCGGCAATCGCTGGATGTCAGCGGCCACCTCGGCTGGCAGCACAGCTTGAGCGATATCGACGCCGAGCAGCACCTGCGCTTTGCCAGCGGTGGCACACCTTACAGCGTTGAGAGTTCAGCGCTGGTGCGCGATGCCGCGTTGGTCGGCGTGCAGGCCAGCCTGGCCTTGAGCAAAGACGTGCGGGTGAACCTTGATTACAACGGACAACTGGCCAGCCGCGAGAAGAGCCACGGCGTCGGGCTGAGCCTGAACTGGCAGTTCTGA
- a CDS encoding TolC family outer membrane protein, whose translation MSGCMNKLSMLGAALMLLASHSAVAAMGPFEIYEQALRNDPVFLGAIKERDAGLENRAIGRAGLLPRIGYTYNKGRNTSKATSLDDRARNRTEDRNYSSYGSALTLQQPLLDYEAYAAYRKGVAQSLFADENFRGKSQELLVRVLDNYTKALFAQDQIDIAQAKKKAYEQQFQQNEHMFKQGEGTRTDILEAESRYELATAEEIEARNEQDAALRELGALVGVPAVDIGDLAPLDQNFQTFALMPANYDTWHEMAISNNPNLASQRQAVEVARYEVERNRAGHLPKVNAYASMRQNESESGNTYNQRYETNTIGLEVSVPLYAGGGVSASTRQASRTMEQAEYELDGKTRETLIELRRQFSACLSGVNKLRAYQKALTSAEALVVSTKQSILGGERTNLDALNAEQQLFTTRRDLAQARYDYLMAWTKLHYYAGTLNEQDLARVDEAFGQGPKTR comes from the coding sequence ATGTCCGGCTGTATGAATAAGCTTTCCATGCTCGGGGCGGCATTGATGCTGCTCGCGAGTCACTCGGCAGTGGCGGCCATGGGGCCGTTCGAGATTTACGAACAGGCGTTGCGCAATGACCCGGTGTTCCTCGGGGCGATCAAGGAGCGTGATGCTGGCCTGGAAAACCGCGCCATCGGCCGCGCCGGGCTGTTGCCGCGAATCGGTTACACCTACAACAAGGGCCGCAACACCTCGAAAGCGACTTCTCTCGATGACCGCGCACGCAATCGGACCGAAGACCGCAACTACAGCAGTTACGGCTCGGCGCTGACCTTGCAGCAACCGTTGCTCGATTACGAAGCCTATGCGGCGTATCGCAAGGGTGTCGCGCAGTCGTTGTTCGCCGACGAAAACTTTCGCGGCAAGAGCCAGGAACTGCTGGTGCGGGTGCTGGACAACTACACCAAAGCCTTGTTTGCCCAGGACCAGATCGACATCGCCCAGGCGAAGAAGAAGGCCTACGAGCAGCAGTTCCAGCAGAACGAGCACATGTTCAAGCAGGGCGAGGGTACGCGCACCGACATTCTTGAAGCCGAATCGCGCTATGAGCTGGCGACGGCCGAGGAGATCGAGGCGCGCAACGAACAAGATGCGGCGCTGCGTGAATTGGGTGCGCTGGTGGGTGTGCCTGCGGTAGATATTGGTGATCTGGCGCCGCTGGATCAGAACTTCCAGACCTTCGCACTGATGCCGGCCAATTACGACACCTGGCACGAAATGGCGATCAGCAATAACCCCAATCTGGCTTCGCAACGCCAGGCCGTGGAAGTGGCGCGTTACGAGGTCGAGCGCAATCGTGCCGGGCATCTGCCGAAAGTCAACGCCTACGCCTCGATGCGCCAGAACGAGTCGGAAAGCGGCAACACCTACAACCAGCGTTACGAAACCAACACCATCGGCCTCGAAGTGAGCGTGCCGTTGTATGCCGGCGGCGGGGTCTCGGCTTCGACCCGGCAAGCCAGCCGCACTATGGAACAGGCCGAATATGAACTGGACGGCAAGACCCGCGAGACGCTGATCGAACTGCGTCGCCAGTTCAGCGCCTGCCTGTCAGGGGTGAACAAATTGCGCGCTTACCAGAAAGCGCTGACCTCGGCAGAAGCGCTGGTGGTGTCGACCAAGCAGAGCATCCTCGGCGGTGAACGGACCAATCTCGACGCGTTGAACGCCGAGCAACAACTGTTCACCACCCGCCGCGATCTGGCGCAGGCGCGGTACGACTATTTGATGGCATGGACCAAATTGCATTACTACGCCGGGACCTTGAATGAACAGGATCTGGCGCGGGTGGATGAGGCGTTCGGCCAAGGCCCGAAAACCCGCTGA
- a CDS encoding polyamine ABC transporter substrate-binding protein has translation MIQKTLALAPLLLAVSISHAAETVKVYNWSSYIAPDTTKNFQKETGIGVTYDVYDSNETLDGKLMTGNSGYDVVFPSNHFMARQIQGGALKKLDKSQLPNWKNLNPVLLKALQTNDPGNEHGFPYLWGSTGIGYNIAKIKAVLGDDAPVDSWDLIFKPEYMEKLQKCGVAILDNGPELLPAALNYLGLPHHSKNPEDYKKAEALLMKVRPYVSYFHSSKYTSDLANGDICVAVGFSGDILQAESRAKEAKNGIEIGYAIPKEGAAIWFDMVAMPNDAPDEKAGYAFMNYLLRPDVMADISNSVHYANGNEQADSLIDPAIKNDTKVYPSPEMMGKLFALEAMPLNIDRIRTRVWNKIRTGS, from the coding sequence ATGATCCAGAAAACCCTCGCTTTGGCGCCGCTGTTGCTGGCTGTCTCCATCAGTCATGCCGCCGAGACGGTCAAGGTCTACAACTGGTCCAGCTACATTGCGCCGGACACCACCAAGAACTTTCAGAAAGAGACCGGCATCGGCGTCACCTATGACGTCTACGACAGCAACGAAACCCTCGACGGCAAGTTGATGACCGGCAACTCCGGTTACGACGTGGTGTTCCCGTCCAACCACTTCATGGCCCGGCAGATTCAAGGCGGGGCGCTGAAGAAACTCGACAAGAGTCAGTTGCCGAACTGGAAGAATCTCAACCCGGTGTTGCTCAAGGCCCTGCAAACCAATGACCCGGGCAACGAGCACGGCTTTCCGTACCTGTGGGGCAGCACCGGCATCGGCTACAACATTGCCAAGATTAAAGCGGTATTGGGCGACGACGCGCCGGTTGATTCCTGGGATCTGATCTTCAAACCCGAATACATGGAAAAGCTGCAGAAGTGCGGCGTGGCGATCCTCGACAACGGCCCGGAATTGCTCCCGGCGGCGCTCAACTATCTGGGCCTGCCGCACCACAGCAAGAATCCCGAGGACTACAAGAAGGCCGAAGCGCTGCTGATGAAAGTGCGGCCGTACGTCAGTTACTTCCATTCCTCGAAGTACACCAGCGACCTGGCCAACGGTGATATCTGCGTGGCCGTGGGTTTCTCCGGCGACATCCTGCAAGCCGAGAGCCGCGCCAAAGAAGCGAAGAACGGCATCGAAATCGGCTATGCGATTCCCAAGGAAGGTGCGGCGATCTGGTTCGACATGGTCGCCATGCCTAACGACGCACCGGACGAGAAGGCCGGCTACGCATTCATGAACTACTTGCTGCGCCCCGACGTGATGGCCGACATCAGCAACTCGGTGCACTACGCCAACGGCAACGAACAGGCCGACAGCCTGATCGACCCGGCGATCAAGAACGACACCAAGGTTTACCCGAGCCCGGAGATGATGGGCAAGTTGTTCGCGCTGGAGGCGATGCCGCTGAATATTGACCGGATTCGCACCCGTGTGTGGAACAAGATCCGCACCGGCAGCTAA